In Cryptomeria japonica chromosome 10, Sugi_1.0, whole genome shotgun sequence, a genomic segment contains:
- the LOC131046624 gene encoding non-specific lipid-transfer protein — protein MESKPVYFLVAIISMVVVGMNGGAEGAISCSMVVSDVVPCLSYVSGSAAQPTQGCCNGIRSLNSGAKTTADRQAVCNCIKSAASSYQSNYARIGKLPAACGVNLGFAITPSLNCATIR, from the exons ATGGAGAGCAAACCAGTATACTTTCTGGTGGCGATAATTAgcatggtggtggtggggatgaaTGGCGGCGCAGAGGGCGCAATATCGTGCTCAATGGTGGTGTCTGATGTAGTTCCGTGCCTTTCATACGTTTCAGGGAGCGCTGCTCAACCGACTCAGGGATGCTGTAATGGAATTAGGTCTCTAAATTCCGGTGCCAAAACGACCGCCGACAGACAGGCCGTATGCAATTGCATAAAGTCCGCTGCCTCCTCGTACCAGTCTAACTATGCAAGGATTGGGAAATTGCCTGCTGCCTGTGGGGTTAATCTCGGCTTTGCCATTACCCCCTCGCTTAACTGCGCCAC GATTCGCTGA